A genomic segment from Polyangium mundeleinium encodes:
- a CDS encoding phage holin family protein, whose translation MLKTFVSQAIAAGLAVLVASAIMPGVRIRKSNTAIGIAFAFALLNLFFGWAVKAALAVVLLPAALLTFGLPYLVFGLLVNAILLYVTDKLIDEFEIKGFWPLLGTAGLISVAAWLLPRIF comes from the coding sequence ATGTTGAAGACGTTCGTCAGTCAGGCCATCGCGGCGGGCCTCGCGGTCCTCGTCGCAAGCGCAATCATGCCCGGCGTTCGGATCCGCAAGAGCAACACGGCGATCGGCATCGCGTTCGCGTTCGCGCTGCTCAACCTCTTCTTCGGGTGGGCCGTGAAGGCCGCGCTCGCCGTCGTGCTCCTGCCCGCCGCCCTGCTCACGTTCGGCCTGCCCTACCTCGTGTTCGGCCTGCTCGTGAACGCGATCCTGCTCTATGTCACCGACAAACTCATCGACGAGTTCGAGATCAAGGGCTTCTGGCCGCTCCTCGGGACGGCGGGGCTGATCTCCGTCGCCGCGTGGCTTCTCCCGCGCATCTTTTGA
- a CDS encoding HNH endonuclease yields the protein MAWLSNRFVRFWLLVLVAFGVSAWLLGCAATGAHTQAWAQTMPNGMRLFRICRRHPHVDPNARYWYDAGDGTPRTTFLSLDELLQGREAKAVFLLDTQAPSESRKLLGIAFQHLPCEKPPPPPPEKVAAKEKEDGEQKDEAHRAEPPMSRPKPLPRPIARPPERCAAYREPGQTRQRGGAGSRTCTRILVKRPGEEPAVAESRPRPVEAPVPIDPSQVPPGEVRVYEDWRQTPEETALLGRAQECLTGACHARHKNFQPKGGKKSAGKHHGQSLSMGSGSGGGAGAPRPAPKSTVKTTTKTTVAKPNGAAAGQAGSTGSGKGGGVRLQEPPRGSAGGPNAGKPFTHRQKVETQAENAAGHGGQTRCTNCGQSTVPAQQSRKGVTPPRNESQTDHIIPKAKGGNNSPENGQVLCRGCNLKKGDRYP from the coding sequence ATGGCCTGGTTGTCGAACCGCTTTGTTCGGTTTTGGCTCCTCGTGCTCGTCGCGTTTGGCGTTTCGGCATGGCTCCTCGGGTGCGCCGCGACAGGCGCGCATACGCAGGCGTGGGCGCAGACGATGCCGAACGGAATGCGCTTGTTCCGCATATGCCGGCGCCATCCCCACGTCGACCCGAATGCGCGTTATTGGTATGACGCGGGGGACGGGACGCCTCGAACGACGTTCCTGTCGCTCGACGAGCTTTTGCAGGGCCGCGAGGCCAAGGCGGTCTTTCTTCTTGATACACAAGCGCCGTCGGAGAGCCGGAAATTATTAGGAATTGCGTTCCAGCATCTCCCCTGCGAAAAGCCGCCGCCGCCCCCGCCGGAGAAGGTCGCGGCGAAGGAGAAGGAGGACGGAGAACAGAAGGACGAGGCCCATCGTGCCGAGCCGCCGATGTCGCGGCCGAAACCGCTACCGCGACCGATTGCGAGACCGCCGGAGCGGTGCGCGGCGTATCGGGAGCCAGGCCAGACGCGGCAACGCGGCGGCGCGGGTTCACGTACGTGCACGAGGATCCTGGTCAAGCGGCCCGGCGAGGAACCGGCCGTCGCGGAGAGCCGACCGCGCCCGGTCGAGGCGCCCGTGCCCATCGATCCGAGTCAGGTGCCCCCGGGCGAAGTACGAGTCTATGAGGACTGGAGGCAAACCCCGGAGGAGACCGCGTTGCTTGGCCGAGCCCAGGAGTGCCTCACGGGCGCTTGCCATGCCCGGCACAAGAACTTCCAGCCGAAGGGCGGGAAGAAGTCCGCCGGGAAACACCATGGGCAGTCGTTGTCAATGGGGAGTGGGAGCGGTGGGGGAGCGGGCGCGCCACGGCCCGCGCCGAAGTCGACGGTCAAGACGACGACGAAGACGACGGTCGCGAAGCCGAACGGCGCGGCGGCGGGGCAGGCGGGGTCGACGGGGAGCGGGAAGGGTGGCGGAGTGCGTCTGCAAGAGCCACCGCGAGGATCCGCGGGAGGACCCAATGCAGGAAAGCCGTTCACGCATCGTCAGAAGGTCGAAACCCAGGCCGAGAATGCGGCGGGCCATGGCGGCCAGACACGATGCACCAACTGCGGACAGTCGACCGTGCCTGCCCAACAGAGTCGCAAAGGGGTCACGCCGCCGCGGAACGAATCGCAGACGGACCATATCATCCCAAAAGCAAAGGGCGGAAATAACTCCCCCGAGAATGGTCAAGTACTCTGCCGAGGCTGCAATCTCAAGAAGGGCGATCGGTACCCATGA
- a CDS encoding DUF4262 domain-containing protein, translating to MRSPLPPPEDEGDRRLLNRVQAHGWHIIHVGRSVEDDSEGPDWSYSIGLFHTFGHPELIVVGLPWSTAEAVINDIGSRVRAGQRFDHGMIDSDVLENRDVRFVTMRTDAYRAHLGYAIWFYRGVEFPVLQVVWPDGVGRFPWDPAYALDDSIQPILGRIEKAP from the coding sequence ATGCGCAGCCCGTTACCTCCGCCTGAAGACGAAGGCGACCGCCGTCTCCTGAACCGCGTGCAGGCACATGGCTGGCACATCATTCATGTCGGAAGGTCCGTCGAAGACGATTCGGAAGGCCCGGATTGGTCGTATTCCATCGGTCTTTTTCACACATTCGGACATCCCGAGCTCATCGTCGTGGGTTTACCTTGGTCCACGGCTGAAGCCGTCATCAACGACATCGGCAGCCGCGTCCGGGCCGGGCAGCGATTCGACCATGGGATGATCGATTCCGATGTGCTGGAGAATCGTGACGTTCGATTCGTGACGATGAGAACGGACGCGTACCGCGCGCACCTGGGTTATGCGATCTGGTTCTACCGCGGGGTAGAGTTCCCGGTGCTTCAGGTCGTGTGGCCGGATGGCGTGGGCCGCTTTCCGTGGGATCCAGCATATGCGCTCGATGATTCCATCCAGCCTATCCTCGGGCGTATCGAGAAGGCACCGTAG
- a CDS encoding lysophospholipid acyltransferase family protein: protein MSVRRFWQLLASWICGIGIGIVGSTITLLTFGVFARTLSPWIVRTWGKSMLRLARVTVSVEGAEHLSSDTMKIATFNHGSLLDSFLIASIMPRGSVAAVKREMFYYPILGFTMYLCGFVFLDRRNSARSRRQMAAACKRMARDRLTVFISPEGTRAHTHELLPFKKGAFFLAIDSGAPIVPVVIEGAFDLHPPSRWTTNPGHVRIRVLPARPMVGLSAETIPAEIESLREVYTSELAAMRAERGRSALAPAALAVG from the coding sequence ATGAGCGTCCGCCGTTTCTGGCAGCTCCTCGCGAGCTGGATTTGTGGCATCGGCATCGGGATCGTGGGGTCCACGATCACCCTTTTGACCTTCGGCGTCTTTGCGCGAACGTTGTCGCCTTGGATCGTGCGGACGTGGGGGAAGTCGATGCTCCGCCTCGCGCGGGTCACGGTCTCGGTCGAAGGCGCCGAGCACCTCTCGTCGGACACGATGAAGATCGCCACGTTCAACCACGGGTCGCTGCTCGACTCGTTCCTCATCGCGTCGATCATGCCGCGCGGGAGTGTGGCCGCCGTCAAGCGTGAGATGTTTTATTACCCGATCCTCGGCTTCACCATGTACCTTTGCGGTTTCGTTTTTCTCGACCGACGCAACAGCGCCCGCAGCCGCCGGCAGATGGCCGCGGCTTGCAAGCGGATGGCGCGTGATCGGCTCACGGTCTTTATTTCGCCGGAAGGGACCCGCGCGCACACGCACGAGCTGCTCCCCTTCAAAAAAGGCGCGTTTTTCCTTGCGATCGACAGCGGCGCGCCCATCGTCCCGGTCGTCATCGAAGGCGCGTTCGATTTGCACCCGCCGAGCCGCTGGACGACGAACCCTGGCCACGTGCGCATCCGCGTGCTCCCCGCGCGCCCGATGGTGGGGCTCAGCGCCGAGACCATCCCCGCCGAGATCGAATCCCTCCGAGAGGTCTACACGTCCGAGCTCGCGGCGATGCGCGCCGAACGTGGCCGCTCCGCGCTCGCTCCTGCCGCGCTCGCCGTCGGATGA
- a CDS encoding peptide MFS transporter has product MATNVEQQPAEQPWSGPKSKKQILGHPAGLFVLFTTEMWERFSYYGMRGLLKLYLVNYLFVTYRQRFQGQAYDATGNPGDVFGWSFIRGLLPDVDPATLTQCVNEKVGLLVQGDPTKNIAPMAADMAQSVAQQTCAMQPVASAIYGWYTGLVYLTPLFGGFMADRYLGQKRSVFLGGALMALGQFVLFSAENLFFLGLLLLIIGNGFFKPNISTQVGNLYPPGDKRRDGAYTIFYMGINLGAFLTNLVCGTLAQNNGWRYGFLAAGIGMVLGLVIQFFFGPSTLAPDTLKKREGKKGEAPVVVKEENEGQRMGALVILCALNIVFWAVYEQQGNTMQTWADEKTVWPVIFGFQVPSTWFQSFNPFFIFLFAPILDRIWTAQAKAGKEMSSVTKMAVGCIILGLSFIVMVGGAQVIGGGKGSVLWPVVCTALLTIGELYLSPIGLSLVTKVSPVRFVSMMMGMWFMSSFFGNILSGYIGILYTKWSPTNFFLLLMALGVAAGLAIAAFNKPLRKAMGNH; this is encoded by the coding sequence ATGGCGACCAACGTCGAGCAACAGCCCGCGGAACAGCCGTGGTCGGGACCCAAGTCGAAGAAGCAGATCCTCGGCCATCCGGCCGGCCTCTTCGTGCTCTTCACCACGGAGATGTGGGAGCGGTTCTCCTACTACGGCATGCGCGGCCTGCTGAAGCTGTACCTGGTGAACTACCTGTTCGTCACGTATCGCCAGCGCTTCCAGGGCCAGGCGTACGACGCGACAGGCAACCCGGGGGACGTGTTCGGCTGGAGCTTCATCCGCGGCCTCTTGCCCGACGTCGATCCTGCGACGCTCACGCAGTGCGTGAACGAGAAGGTCGGGCTGCTCGTCCAGGGTGATCCGACGAAAAACATCGCGCCGATGGCCGCGGACATGGCGCAATCCGTCGCGCAGCAGACCTGCGCGATGCAGCCCGTCGCGTCGGCCATTTACGGCTGGTACACCGGCCTCGTGTACCTGACGCCGCTCTTCGGCGGCTTCATGGCCGATCGCTACCTCGGCCAGAAGCGCTCCGTGTTCCTCGGCGGCGCGCTCATGGCGCTCGGACAGTTCGTGCTCTTCAGCGCCGAGAACCTGTTTTTCCTCGGCCTGCTCCTCCTCATCATCGGCAACGGGTTCTTCAAGCCGAACATCTCGACCCAGGTCGGGAACCTCTACCCGCCGGGCGACAAGCGCCGCGACGGCGCGTACACGATCTTCTACATGGGCATCAACCTGGGTGCGTTCCTGACGAACCTCGTCTGCGGCACCCTCGCCCAGAACAACGGCTGGCGGTACGGCTTCCTCGCGGCGGGCATCGGCATGGTGCTCGGCCTGGTCATCCAGTTCTTCTTCGGGCCGAGCACGCTCGCGCCCGACACGCTCAAGAAGCGCGAGGGCAAGAAGGGCGAAGCCCCGGTCGTGGTGAAGGAAGAAAACGAGGGGCAACGCATGGGCGCCCTCGTCATCCTCTGCGCGCTGAACATCGTCTTCTGGGCCGTCTACGAGCAGCAGGGCAACACGATGCAGACCTGGGCCGACGAGAAGACCGTCTGGCCCGTGATCTTCGGCTTCCAGGTCCCCTCGACCTGGTTCCAATCGTTCAACCCCTTCTTCATCTTCCTCTTCGCGCCAATCCTCGACCGCATCTGGACCGCGCAGGCGAAGGCCGGCAAGGAGATGTCGAGCGTCACGAAGATGGCCGTCGGCTGCATCATCCTCGGGCTCTCGTTCATCGTGATGGTCGGGGGCGCGCAGGTGATCGGCGGCGGCAAAGGCAGCGTGCTCTGGCCGGTCGTCTGCACGGCGTTGCTCACGATCGGCGAGCTTTACCTGTCGCCAATCGGCCTCTCGCTCGTGACGAAGGTCTCGCCGGTGCGATTCGTGTCGATGATGATGGGCATGTGGTTCATGTCGAGCTTCTTCGGCAACATCCTGAGCGGCTACATCGGCATCCTCTACACGAAGTGGTCGCCGACGAACTTCTTCCTCCTGCTCATGGCCCTCGGCGTCGCCGCCGGTCTCGCAATCGCGGCGTTCAACAAGCCGCTCCGCAAGGCAATGGGCAACCACTGA
- a CDS encoding tetratricopeptide repeat protein: protein MGYWLYYLGFMALTFALQRPWVMVGVLVFIALRPFIPDPIVLARTWGKIRALDAQIAANPANITARRDLAIIWLERLRPGRALELLDEARRRAPDDAELLYLTGLARMRCGDPEGALAPLVRAVELEPRLRYGDPYLAAAEALLLLGRLEEAEDALERFTRTNSSAIQGHVLLSDVRRKLGDAEGAKTAIREALDTWKTLPRYRRRSQVQWWVRAWVKHILG from the coding sequence ATGGGGTACTGGCTTTATTACCTCGGCTTCATGGCCCTGACGTTCGCCTTGCAGCGACCTTGGGTGATGGTCGGCGTGCTCGTCTTCATCGCGCTCCGTCCCTTCATTCCAGATCCCATCGTGCTCGCGCGAACGTGGGGGAAGATCCGCGCGCTCGACGCGCAAATCGCGGCGAACCCCGCGAACATCACCGCGCGCCGTGATCTCGCGATCATCTGGCTCGAACGGCTGCGCCCCGGCCGCGCGCTCGAGCTCCTCGACGAGGCCCGCCGTCGTGCGCCGGACGACGCGGAGCTGCTCTACCTGACGGGGCTCGCGCGCATGCGCTGCGGGGATCCCGAGGGGGCGCTCGCGCCGCTGGTGCGCGCCGTCGAGCTCGAGCCGCGCCTGCGTTACGGCGATCCGTACCTGGCGGCTGCCGAGGCGCTCTTGCTACTCGGGCGGCTGGAGGAAGCGGAGGACGCGCTCGAACGGTTCACGCGGACGAACAGCTCCGCCATTCAGGGACACGTGCTCCTCTCGGATGTGCGGCGAAAGCTCGGCGACGCCGAGGGCGCGAAGACGGCGATCCGGGAGGCGCTCGACACGTGGAAAACCTTGCCGAGGTATCGCCGGCGCAGCCAAGTTCAATGGTGGGTGCGGGCGTGGGTCAAGCACATCCTTGGATGA
- a CDS encoding S-adenosylmethionine decarboxylase family protein: MKLFVLLAILTDCRRDTLNSPDALRAALDAAVAAGPFTGLGTLVVPFSPQGVTACAVVGESHIALHTWPEEGRIFIDVASCSTKQSVERALDAIRAVFPEGKLAVLDERVLDGGVISSVAR, from the coding sequence ATGAAGCTCTTCGTGCTGCTCGCGATCCTCACGGATTGCCGCCGCGACACCCTGAACAGCCCCGACGCGCTCCGCGCCGCGCTCGACGCTGCCGTCGCGGCGGGTCCCTTCACTGGGCTCGGGACGCTCGTCGTCCCGTTCTCGCCGCAGGGCGTCACGGCTTGTGCTGTCGTCGGCGAGAGCCACATCGCGCTGCACACGTGGCCCGAGGAGGGCAGGATCTTCATCGACGTCGCCTCGTGCAGCACGAAGCAGAGCGTCGAGCGCGCGCTCGATGCGATCCGCGCCGTGTTCCCCGAGGGAAAACTCGCCGTGCTTGATGAGCGTGTGCTCGACGGTGGCGTGATCTCCAGCGTTGCCCGGTGA